Below is a genomic region from Rhododendron vialii isolate Sample 1 chromosome 5a, ASM3025357v1.
CACTCTGATTTCATCATTCCCCCGAAAGCTCCTAAGACAGAGCCTCAAGTCATCATCGCAAAGTATTGAAATCAAGTGCTCATACTCATCCATATACTTAACCTCGAACCTATCAACCTCAACATTCAGTCTCTTTGACACTTCTTTCTTCAGATCAACAATTCCCGATGTGAGAGGGAACAAGAACTTTAATATGGTATGCTCCCCATAAAATGCCTTAAACATCGCAATCCGGTTAAGAGATTCAATGGCATGTCCCCCCGGAATAGGCTCTTGTAATGAAAACGGAAAAGCATTGTCATCTGGGTAAACAGTGGACTGCATTGATTGACCTTCAACATGTTGACTAGGAGCCGCTTGATCAGACCGTGTAGGAAATGCCAAATTACTAGACCCAGAGATATGTCCGTCCGAAAAGAGCTCTGCTTGTGAAGCTACAGAATTCCTCAAATCTATTGAACCTCCCCTACTCTCACTTTGCAACGATGTTATTTGAGGTTGTGGAACTACAACATGAGGATTGGACAAAGTTGATTGATCATTCACTTGGCTTGGCCATCCAAAGGAATTACCTGCGTTTTCATGTTCTTTGTAATCAATAGGATAATTACCAGGGTAAGAATCATGAAAAGGACGGATTTTCACAATACCTATTATTAAACCATTTTCTGCATTCAAAGGAATTGAGCCTTCCGTAAAATCTGGTCGAAACTCATTTGCCTCTTGATTTTGACCAACCGGTGCACCCTCTATCCCAGTCTGCACATTATGTGATGGCATCTCTCATGCGGTTGATGTATTCCTTTCTCCATGTTGATCAGAGGGTCTCGAGACTgtttggagaaaagaaaagaaatacttACGTACGAGAGGGaatgaaagagaagaagagaaatggATACTAGAAAGAAAATTTCATGATACCCATTATTAAACCACTTTCTATATTCAAAGCAATTTGGCATCCCATAAAATCTCGTCGACACTCATTTGCCTCCTGATTTTGATCAACCGGTTCGCCCTCCATCCCAGGTTGCACATTATGTGATGGCATCTCACGTGCGGTAGATGTATTCCCTTCTCCATGTTGATCAGGGGGTCTCCAGACTGTTAGGAGACAACAAGTAAATAGGTACGAGAGAATAAGAGAAATGGATagtagaaagaaaaacaaagaaggttCAATTATATGGATCATAAAAACAGACAGCTATTGTCAGTAAGATTTGGGGACAAAATTGGTAATCAATACTTGAATTCCCTTTCTGCACCTCTAACTTTTGGACGGATAAAAATTTGACTACAGATTATGTTATCACACTTCATTTCTCTCTAACTATCCAAACAGGTGACTGGGAAGAGAAGGAGAAGATAAAAGGCAAGATAAATAGATATTTGCATTGTATCTTCTTTATTTAGCATCCTCGCCTCTGTTAGGGAAGATTAGGATTGGcaacggggcggggcggggcgaaTTTTTCGTATCCTGATCCGAAAATTATTATGCGGTCCCGAACCCGACCGGGTATTTTTTGGGTATCTCCGTTCCTGCCCTGCACcgtaagaaatttaaaaaatttggtaatctaaaagcaaaataaagaaaatagttataaaaaaaagtggtagtttaatttaatataatggtgaaaatataaaGTTAAGAATAagattttttagtataatgataataatattagggtaaaaatgttaaattttaagtataatgataattaaattaggataaaagtataattatatatatatatatatatatatatgtatatatgtcgGGGTGGGGTACTTCCACCCCGACCCTACCCTAACCCGGTCGGGTTTTGGAATTTTAACCGACCCTATACCCGAAAATGAGTTGGAAAATCCGCCCCGTTCGGGGCGGGGCCGGTCCGATTGTCATCCCTAAGGGAGATAGGTGATAGAAGGAAATAAAGGAGGTCAAATATTACGTGAATCATAAAAATCGTAACCTTTTGTCAGGACGGTGCTGatctttacttattttttgtatggatTAAAAAACTGGACTATTAGGGTCTATTaattctccatttctctcttctTAACTAGTATTCAAACAGGTGCCTAGTAAGTAAGGGTGGAATTACCTTTTTTTCTTGCACCATTTTTCCACTGACCGCATTCACCATTTTTCCATGTGCGTTTAACCGTGGATAAATGAACTGCATGAGCAAGAATCAACCTAAGAAATTTGTATTGTTACACTGATtcacaagaaaataattgagctCGCCTTGCAAAgttattttggttgaaaacaAGTGAAACATGGCAAGCATTAAATTACCGCCAAGGATCTCCGCAGCTTCTTCACGGGTCTTCTTGCCTTGAAATGCTAGAAGATCATCTATAGTAATACTTTTACGTTTCCTTTTGGGGTCTTTTTGTTCTCTTGTTCTTTCATTCTCAGAACCAGATGCACCAGAGCCGCTTTGATCTTGTCTGACACGCTGTGCTGTGTTGTTTGTAGCAGCAAATTCACTTGATGACAAGGCTATAGGCCCCACAATCAATCCTCCCCTTGGTAAGGCTGAAAGCCGAGGTGAAAATCTACCAAGCCAGGATATATAGATAAGTTGAAGCCTCGAAACAAGTTCCGCATGTGTAGATAGACTGATAACTTCAACTGGTCTTTCGTCCCCTATAGAATATCCCTTCTTTGTTGCCCAGTCCTGTCAAGCAAAGGTAATCATTAAATTCCGGCTTTTCTGGATTCACCTATTTTACAAAAGATATGTTCGCTCATTACATTAGTAATTCGGACTTCTATGGATTACACTTCTTTCTTCTCCCAGTTCATGAAAAATTATGTCCTCCTTTTCCGAatagacacccaaaaaaaaaaaaaaaacgttgtcCTAATGAGTGACTAGCCTCATAAATGGTTAAACTCACTTATCAAAGAAAATATATGACAAACTCGCACGTCCATAGTAGTAACCACAATTACTTTCACGTTTCGTCatagaatttgaaaaaccaTGCTATTTAAAGGCAAATAAATCCCAATGGGTGAGAATATGGTGCTAAAAGTTCTGAAGTGCCGCAAAGTTCAAAGGACGAACCAATATTTATGAATAACATCTCATAACTTTAGTCAAGTACAAATATTGACAGGAAAAGTTgcttaaaaattcacaaaaatggATGATATGCACATTGGTTGAAGACTGATGAAATGTATGTAAAAAAGCCAAGAAACATAAACAAGCTAAGTTGATGGCCCGATTCACGTTGAAGACGATGACCTCGGATACAGATATGCTTCTACATCAAATTTTAGGGAAAGCTGAACACATGTGCAAGCTAGCTATTGTCCATAAGACCCCATTAAAGGAGTAATAATTACGCATGAAGGAAGTTTTTCCAGTTTTTAAATTCACATAATTAAGCTGAGTATTTTAAACTCCATATGTGAATGATATGATTTCACTATTTCATAACCTGCAGTGACAGCAGGAATTAAAATATAAGTGATGTAGGGACCCCACATGCCCGGTAAATATTGCACAcacaaaagttggaaaaaaaattactatttcatACTTATTACGAACTATGTACAGAACAAATTGACttgatagaaatgaaaatacaaGTGAGTTACTCGCTCAAATGGCCACCGATGATGGATCCCATGTTGCCTACAGATGCGCTTTGCTATGGACACACGATGGATCACAAGCTGCCTACAGATGTGCTTCACTGCATGAAGACCAATTCATAGGGTAAGAAACTTAATTTTGTACTGCTTCCATCAAGAGAACAATCTAGTATGCCCATCACAAGATGCATTatggtttataaaaaaagattaaaaaagcAAGACTTAGTTAAATGTAGAAGCTAACCGCCAATGTTCTTTGCACCATCATCCCATCTCCTGTCAACACGTTGTTGGCGATCCACTAAACTAAGTACACTCATACTTCTGCACTTCTTCTTTAATGTCTTTCTCACAATTTTCTTCTCTGAAAGAGATAGGATGTGTCCTCTATCTGGTAAGCCGATAGCAGACTGCAGTATTGGGATAGTCAAAGCCATTGGTCAATACACTCGTTCGTAAATACTCAATGTACTCATCCATATACAGAATGACAACTTCAACTCGTTCATTTCAGCTAATCTACATTACTCTGtatttctctatttatttaACCATATATCCTTTCAAACTTATTTAAAAACCAAATATGCTGAGTGTGTGGCTTGATAGAAATGAAGTGACAACAGAAATTGAATTATAATTGATGTATGGACTCCACATGCCTGGGAATTTCACAAAGTACGTCCAGGGAGAAAATTACTACTCTTATTTTAATGATTATGACCTATGAAACAAATTGACTTGatataaatgaaaataaaagtgAGTTACTCGTTGAAATGGCCACTGATAGATCCCATGTTGCTTATGGGTGCGCTTTGCAGTGGATAAATGATGGATCACAAGCTGCCTACGAATGCGCTTCGCTGCATGAGCACAAATACATAGGGTAAGAAAATACAATTTGGAACTGCTTCCATAAAGAGAACAATCCAGTATGTCCTTTGCAAGATGCATTAAATGGTTCATAAACAAGAGCAAGACTTAGCTATAATTTTAGAAACTTACTGCCATGGCTCTTCGCAGCATCTTCCCACCTCCCGTCAACTTGTTGTTTGTGATCCTTTAAACTAAGTACACTGATACTTCTGCACTTCCTCTTTAATGTCTTTCTCACAATTTTCTTCTCTGGAAGATATAGGATGTGTCCTCCTTCTGGTAAGCCAATAGCAGACTGCAGTATTGGGATAGTCAAAGCCATTGGTCAATATACTCATCCGTAAATACTCAATGTACTCATCCAAATATAGAATGACCACTTCAACTTATCTTTCCTCTCCGAAAGAACACTTCTTCATTTTGGCTAAtctccatttctctagtggTTTATCAAACAAATGGTTGTATTTCTTACAACTTACttaaacaacaaaaatgttGAGGATCTAATAAACTTAACTTATCTTTCCTCTCCGAAAGAACACTTTAATGATTACAACCTATAAGACAAATTGACtagatagaaatgaaaatacaaGTGAGTTACTTGTTTAAACAGCCACTGACGGGTACCAAGTTGCCTAGGGATGCGCTTTGCTGTGGTTTCACGATGGATCAGAAGCTGCCTACAGATGCGCCTTGCTGCATGAGCACCACCAATACATAAGGTAAGAAACTACTATTTTGTACTGCTTCCATAAAGACAACAATCCAGTATGTGCTTCACAAGACGTATTAGATGGTTCATAAACATGAGCAAGAATTAGTTAACTGTAGAAGCTTACCGCCAAGGAACTTCACAGTATCTTCCCATCTCCTACCAACATGCTGTTGGTGATCCTCTAAACTAAGTACACTCATAGTTCTGCACTTTCTCTTTAATGTCTTTCTCACAATTTTCTTCTCTGAGAGAGATAGGATGTGCCCTCCATCTGGTAAGCCGATATCAGACTGCAGCATTTGGATAGTCCAAGCCATTGATCAATATACCCAACTGTAAATACTAAATGTACTCATCCATATACAGAATGACAACTTCAACTTATATTTCCTCTCTGAGAAGAATACTTGTTCATTTTAGCTAATCTACCTTTCAAACTGCATCTCTAGTGGTTTATCCAACAGATGATTATACATTCTTTCAAACTTatttaaacaacaaaaatattgaGGGTCCAAACACTATTGACCTTGCATATGAAAAAACTTGGATACATAGGTTGAATTCATTTTATCATCCCCTTGAAGACAATATTCAGTACAAATGAATTGGAATCTGGGTTTGAACACTGTACTTGAACCGAGGGCTAATTCACCAATATGGATCATATTATTGTTAAACACCTAGCTGGAATTAATATAGGAAAGGGCAAGGACTAACCTGAGCAGCCAATCCTCCTGCGCAGTCCCTTAGCATACTTCGTGGCAGATCTTGTGATTTCTTTAGTCGTACACAATGCTTGTGTGTTAGTGATCTCCGCCGGGTGTTAGACTGTTCCCCAAGAGGAAGATTGTCTTGTACCTTGAATGACTTCCATACAAGGGAATCTGGAGTGCGGAACCGTAGCTCAATAAATTTGTAGGAACTTAGACAGGAAGTAAACTTGTATAAATGATACAAATCTATAATTTAGTAGTGCAAGCAAAATTTTAGAAGAAAAGCATAGCAGACTTAGAACCATTGTTACCAATCGAGATGGACTACTAGTTAGtacacaattttttggtttgtaaaaaGAAGGTAAACATGCAGCTCGAACTATGCATAACCGGATAATTTGCGATCAAAATGAACTATTTTAATTCACCTTTTACCATTTGAACACAAGAATCCAAACATATGAATAATGAAGCTTCTACTTTTGCAAAAGAACTAGTATGGTTAAAAATGAGAAGAGATCAAGATTGCAACTTGCAACCAATGCATTATTTCAACAATAGAATCATACCATGAAGACCTTTCAGTGCATCTTTACATCTAGCTCCAAATTGATGTCGTAGATCTTCTAAAAAAAGTGCATTAGACACAGTGGGGCCTCTCTCATCTGCCTTGACAAGAAGTGCTCTGTTGCTTGTAGCATCAA
It encodes:
- the LOC131325782 gene encoding uncharacterized protein LOC131325782 yields the protein MPSHNVQTGIEGAPVGQNQEANEFRPDFTEGSIPLNAENGLIIGNSFGWPSQVNDQSTLSNPHVVVPQPQITSLQSESRGGSIDLRNSVASQAELFSDGHISGSSNLAFPTRSDQAAPSQHVEGQSMQSTVYPDDNAFPFSLQEPIPGGHAIESLNRIAMFKAFYGEHTILKFLFPLTSGIVDLKKEVSKRLNVEVDRFEVKYMDEYEHLISILCDDDLRLCLRSFRGNDEIRVLVLDKVGGTPNFCEKCRSSMQTRA